The window CCCTACATCCAGATTTATGGTACGCCGTGCGCGGGAGGCAAAGCAAGGGAGAAGGGCCTGGGGGTTGGAGGTCAGGGTTTGGGGCGGCGGCGTAAAGCTGCAAGCAACGGAAGGATTGAGACGCACAAGAGCGCCAGTGAGCCCGGCTCAGGAATGGAGTTCGTGGGCGCGAGGCGGAAGGCGTGGCGCTGGCCGTTCAGGAACCCGGTGCCGCCGATCTGCCCGGCATTGTTGATGCTTCTAGCGTACGCGAGGTTCCAACCGAGAGCGGGATCGATGAGCGTATTGAGAATGACCATTCCGTTCTTCGTGCCCAACCATGCCTCGGTCGCATCTTCGTCGAGGTACTGGTTGCCTACCCAGGCTCCGGCATCGTTTATGTCCCGGCCAAAGGCAGAACCACCCAACTGGGTCACGGTTCCGTTGGCCCATCGAATCGCGGGTCCTTGGTCGGTGGTACCGATGACACCACCCAGATTGTTCAGCGCCGAAGCAGACAGGAGCGGGGTGAGCCGACGATAGTCATCTGGTGGCGCGAATGAATAGGCACCTCCGCCGCCGGATACCGGGTAGACGTAGCTGCTCAAGACGGTACCGCTGTCGTTCATATCGTAAACGGCGGGACGTATCCCCGGGAGCCATGGAGTGGCAAAGCACTGGACCCCCGTGATACCAATGTAGTACCCGCCGGTGGTGTCGGCATACGCGATATCACCCAAGTTGTTCGGGCGCGTCAGGGTGAGCAGAGCGTCTGCTTTGGCCAGCGACTCAAGACCAACGCCGTCTGAATAGCGCTGAATGTCGAGTACGCCATCGCCAGAGGTCGCCATCGACACTTGCCCCCGGTCGTTTATCCCGCCAATTAAGAGGAAGTAAGGATTCGATGCCAGGAATTCCAAGCCAACGTTGTCCGTATACCGGAATGCCTTCCCGTCAGCCGAGAAAGCGACCTGGCCGCGTTCGTTGAGGAAGACATCGCGCTGGGACGTGGATCCAAGGTCGAGGATGGTATAGGCGGACGGCGCCGCGCTGAGCGTGGCCGGCGCAAAGATCGAGACGCAGATCAAAGCGAGAGAAAGAAAGCGCATCGTGGTTCTCCAAGCGTGCACATCGGGTGCCGCGAAGTGGCTCGCGTGGCGTGATGTGCCATTACGTGAGACGGCGGAGAGTTTACGCTCGTTCCCTCAAATGGCCGGCGGCTACTCCCTTGAGATGGTGAGGCCCTGGAAGTCGAGTTTGCAGGGGATGATGCGAACGCCAGTGGCGCTGAGCGCATCGGTGAGCTCCGTGGACCGGCCCTTCTCGGCGAAGAACACCAGGCACCCGCCACCGCCCGCGCCGCCGGCCTTGCCGCCGATGGCGCCATTGCCGCGCGCAAGTTCAAAGAGCGTTTCGATACGCTCGTTCGTCACGGACGCGTCCAGGCATTTCTGGTTCTCCCAGTTTTCCTGCAGGAGGCCGCCGAAGCGCTCCCACTCGGAGTGGCGCAGCGCATCCGTCATCAGCACCGCAATCTCGCGAATCCGGTAGAGGGCCCGCACGGTCTCGTTCTTGCCGGCGCGGAAGGCTCCCCAGACGTTGTCGTGGATGTTGCCGCTAAGGCGTGACTGGCCGGTGTAACACAGGACGAGACGGGTTTCCAGTTCGGTGACCGCCTGGTCATCCAGTTCCACGGATTCGACGGTGACCTTGTCCGTGAAGCGCATCAGGTTTATCCCGCCGAGCGCCGCGGCATACTGGTCCTGCTTTCCGCCGAGGATGCCCAGCACGGATTCGAGATTG is drawn from Armatimonadota bacterium and contains these coding sequences:
- a CDS encoding PEP-CTERM sorting domain-containing protein (PEP-CTERM proteins occur, often in large numbers, in the proteomes of bacteria that also encode an exosortase, a predicted intramembrane cysteine proteinase. The presence of a PEP-CTERM domain at a protein's C-terminus predicts cleavage within the sorting domain, followed by covalent anchoring to some some component of the (usually Gram-negative) cell surface. Many PEP-CTERM proteins exhibit an unusual sequence composition that includes large numbers of potential glycosylation sites. Expression of one such protein has been shown restore the ability of a bacterium to form floc, a type of biofilm.) — translated: MRFLSLALICVSIFAPATLSAAPSAYTILDLGSTSQRDVFLNERGQVAFSADGKAFRYTDNVGLEFLASNPYFLLIGGINDRGQVSMATSGDGVLDIQRYSDGVGLESLAKADALLTLTRPNNLGDIAYADTTGGYYIGITGVQCFATPWLPGIRPAVYDMNDSGTVLSSYVYPVSGGGGAYSFAPPDDYRRLTPLLSASALNNLGGVIGTTDQGPAIRWANGTVTQLGGSAFGRDINDAGAWVGNQYLDEDATEAWLGTKNGMVILNTLIDPALGWNLAYARSINNAGQIGGTGFLNGQRHAFRLAPTNSIPEPGSLALLCVSILPLLAALRRRPKP